A stretch of Campylobacter gracilis DNA encodes these proteins:
- a CDS encoding YagU family protein translates to MQKTQTHFGLMALLGIPAGIIGAFVKWGGEVPLPPRSPQDMFEAACGAEKLIRSADTIDCSRNFLNPPYVFLRDYIGLSDPNAAIYTFAGHAFNSIMLTHIIFSVCFAVFYCVAAEKFPKITLFQGVAFGIVVNIAVHCITLPLLGLTPPLFQLPWYEHVSEFFGHAVWFWAIEVFRRDLRNRVTGEPDPADRSGASLF, encoded by the coding sequence ATGCAAAAAACACAAACTCACTTCGGTCTAATGGCGCTTTTGGGTATCCCTGCAGGCATCATCGGCGCATTCGTAAAATGGGGCGGCGAAGTGCCACTACCTCCGCGTTCGCCGCAGGATATGTTCGAGGCGGCATGCGGCGCTGAAAAGCTCATCCGTTCCGCAGACACGATCGACTGCTCGCGAAATTTCTTAAATCCGCCCTACGTCTTTTTGCGCGATTATATTGGGCTTAGCGACCCAAATGCCGCGATTTACACCTTCGCAGGCCACGCGTTTAACTCGATCATGCTAACGCACATCATCTTTTCGGTCTGCTTTGCCGTGTTTTATTGCGTTGCTGCCGAGAAATTTCCTAAAATCACGCTATTTCAGGGCGTCGCGTTCGGTATCGTCGTAAATATCGCGGTGCATTGCATCACGCTGCCGCTTTTAGGACTTACGCCGCCGCTTTTTCAGCTTCCGTGGTATGAGCACGTTTCGGAATTTTTCGGGCACGCGGTTTGGTTTTGGGCGATCGAAGTATTTCGTCGCGATCTACGAAATCGCGTAACGGGTGAGCCCGATCCCGCGGACCGCTCGGGTGCTTCGCTCTTCTAG
- a CDS encoding MFS transporter, translated as MRCKKGLLPLIIASGTISAADNWIASLLLPSIADTFGVQVSAASAVLTAYLIPYGLLQPVYGHLSDRYGRGKILISLMLFLAIFTLLCSTAKSLAWLVLFRFCTGCAAAGIIAVCLGVIGDAYDEKDRQKIVAIFLGSVFLGQGLSAALGGWAVARFSWREIFLAFSALSAVSFVSLFTLNFKDAPKSKGESFVKSIASLRGDAALLRSYFLALCNGVIVLGAYSFIGAYLLKKLGLSSNFAGACLMLYGVACFLAGNAARYLKEKLPLKEILSLGFLASASALCLLASCFAATAYVGTFLLGFGYVCAQSVLASAALRCGSAKGLSSGIIGTAIFFGGGIGTAVGGKALEYLSYQGLFCGFAALAAALLIFYRASFKGTREI; from the coding sequence ATGCGCTGCAAAAAAGGACTACTACCCTTAATCATCGCCTCGGGGACAATCTCTGCCGCAGATAACTGGATCGCATCGCTACTACTACCTAGCATCGCAGATACGTTTGGGGTGCAGGTAAGCGCCGCCTCCGCAGTTTTGACGGCATATCTGATCCCCTATGGCTTACTTCAGCCGGTTTACGGACATCTTAGCGATCGCTACGGCAGAGGTAAAATTTTAATCTCGCTAATGCTTTTTTTGGCGATATTTACGCTTCTTTGCTCCACTGCAAAAAGTTTAGCGTGGCTTGTTTTATTTCGCTTTTGCACGGGATGCGCGGCAGCGGGTATAATCGCTGTCTGCCTCGGCGTTATAGGCGATGCATATGACGAGAAGGATAGACAAAAAATCGTAGCGATATTTCTGGGCTCGGTATTTTTAGGGCAGGGGCTGAGTGCGGCTTTAGGTGGATGGGCGGTGGCTAGATTTTCTTGGAGGGAGATATTTTTAGCCTTTTCTGCGCTGTCTGCGGTATCTTTCGTATCACTATTTACGCTAAATTTCAAAGACGCTCCGAAAAGCAAAGGCGAGAGCTTCGTAAAATCCATAGCTAGCTTGCGCGGCGATGCTGCGCTTTTGAGAAGCTATTTTTTGGCTTTATGTAACGGCGTAATCGTGCTTGGGGCGTATTCATTCATAGGCGCTTATCTACTTAAAAAGCTAGGCTTGAGCTCAAATTTTGCCGGAGCCTGCCTTATGCTTTACGGCGTCGCTTGCTTTTTGGCAGGAAACGCTGCTAGATATTTAAAAGAGAAGTTGCCGCTAAAAGAAATTCTATCCCTCGGCTTTTTGGCGTCCGCTTCGGCGCTGTGCCTTTTGGCGAGTTGCTTCGCTGCCACTGCATATGTAGGAACATTTTTGTTGGGATTTGGCTATGTTTGTGCGCAGTCGGTCCTAGCAAGCGCAGCGCTTCGTTGCGGCTCCGCCAAAGGTCTATCCTCTGGGATCATAGGCACGGCGATATTTTTCGGAGGTGGTATCGGTACTGCCGTAGGTGGCAAGGCGCTTGAATATTTAAGCTACCAAGGGCTATTTTGCGGCTTTGCTGCGTTAGCCGCCGCGCTGCTGATTTTTTACCGTGCAAGCTTTAAGGGTACGCGAGAAATTTAA
- the thiD gene encoding bifunctional hydroxymethylpyrimidine kinase/phosphomethylpyrimidine kinase produces the protein MRKILTIAGSDSGGGAGIQADIKTISAHKMFAMSAITALTAQNSRGVFGVLDVSPDFVGAQLDAIFSDIFPDAVKIGMISNEGVAEAIAKSLSKHGAKNVVLDPVMVATSGGVLMKQSALHALKYELAPAAEIITPNVREAEVLAEMKISSLADMRAAAVKISQFFSGAILIKGGDLAGASGACGAEDADTAQNFKAFGREMGENGALKNSAGLTERANFASENFTSECKNLTANEKPSFEQNLSAASLGAGFEPSREGADLTNFAVDILYENGKFYEFSAPKISTRNTHGTGCTLSSAIACALAAGLSLPRAVAHAKGFVRRALGWGEQIGHGCGAIDHYFTVQDPFGADFGGSCANEIKIIAPD, from the coding sequence ATGAGAAAAATTCTTACTATCGCGGGATCTGATAGCGGCGGCGGCGCGGGCATTCAAGCCGATATCAAGACGATTAGCGCGCACAAGATGTTTGCTATGAGCGCTATTACGGCGCTTACGGCGCAAAATTCGCGTGGCGTATTCGGCGTGCTGGACGTTTCGCCAGATTTTGTGGGGGCACAGCTCGATGCGATTTTTAGCGACATCTTTCCGGACGCCGTTAAAATCGGAATGATCTCCAATGAGGGGGTTGCCGAGGCTATCGCAAAGAGCCTGAGCAAGCACGGCGCGAAAAACGTCGTCTTAGATCCCGTGATGGTCGCTACTAGCGGCGGAGTTTTGATGAAACAAAGCGCGCTGCATGCGCTAAAATACGAGCTCGCCCCCGCCGCGGAGATCATCACTCCTAACGTGCGCGAAGCGGAGGTCTTGGCGGAGATGAAAATTTCAAGCTTAGCCGATATGCGCGCCGCTGCGGTTAAAATTTCGCAATTTTTTAGCGGCGCGATTTTAATTAAAGGAGGCGATCTTGCGGGTGCGAGCGGGGCTTGCGGCGCGGAGGATGCGGATACGGCGCAAAATTTTAAAGCTTTTGGGCGCGAGATGGGCGAAAACGGGGCCCTCAAAAATTCTGCGGGTTTGACGGAGCGCGCGAATTTCGCGAGTGAAAATTTTACTAGCGAATGCAAAAATTTAACTGCGAACGAGAAGCCCTCTTTTGAACAAAATTTATCCGCAGCCTCCCTAGGCGCTGGTTTTGAACCGAGCAGAGAGGGCGCGGATTTGACAAATTTCGCGGTCGATATTTTGTATGAAAACGGCAAATTTTACGAATTTTCCGCGCCGAAAATTTCTACGCGTAACACCCACGGTACGGGCTGCACGCTCTCAAGTGCGATCGCGTGTGCGCTGGCGGCGGGACTTAGCCTGCCCAGAGCCGTCGCCCATGCCAAGGGCTTCGTACGCAGGGCGCTGGGCTGGGGTGAGCAGATCGGGCACGGATGCGGCGCGATAGATCATTATTTCACGGTCCAAGATCCCTTCGGCGCGGACTTTGGCGGATCTTGCGCGAATGAAATCAAAATCATCGCCCCGGATTAA
- a CDS encoding efflux RND transporter periplasmic adaptor subunit produces the protein MKKVASLIFAAFLVSGCSYFEKKEESGAKQGGETPALPVGVFIAKSADVPIILKFNGQTVSELEIMLKPQVSGTIEKQLFEPGHSVKKGDVLYEIDRSRYQAAFDSANANLQNASADYKRAKALKASNTISQKDFDTAKAAFMVAEANFKSAKIDLDHSLVTAPFDGMAGDTQKDVGAYVNVGEDLVRLSKFDPIDVEFGIADVDRLELDANLRNGQWKQLGRQVSINLGGKDYNGTLSFIDSVINTNTASVSAKAQIPNPSLEIRPGVFTKVSVDGFYQKNGFKIPQVALKQDLSNTIVYVVQDGKVAKKVVKISAQDTRTATISSGLQDGDQIILDNFKKINVGSKVTPVPASTDPYVAGQPNEQPSQSNAESGK, from the coding sequence ATGAAAAAAGTCGCTAGTTTGATTTTCGCAGCGTTTTTAGTTTCGGGCTGCTCCTATTTCGAAAAAAAGGAGGAAAGCGGCGCGAAGCAAGGCGGCGAGACCCCCGCGCTACCGGTTGGTGTATTTATCGCCAAATCCGCCGACGTGCCGATAATTTTAAAATTTAACGGACAGACCGTAAGCGAGCTTGAGATAATGCTAAAGCCGCAGGTTTCGGGCACCATCGAAAAGCAGCTTTTCGAGCCGGGTCACAGCGTCAAAAAGGGCGACGTGCTCTACGAGATCGACCGCTCGCGCTACCAAGCGGCGTTTGACAGCGCAAACGCTAATCTGCAAAACGCCTCGGCGGACTACAAAAGAGCCAAAGCGCTAAAAGCTAGCAACACGATCTCTCAAAAGGATTTCGATACCGCAAAAGCGGCATTTATGGTAGCCGAAGCAAATTTTAAAAGCGCTAAGATCGATCTTGATCACTCGCTCGTAACCGCGCCTTTTGACGGCATGGCTGGCGATACGCAAAAAGACGTAGGCGCATACGTAAACGTGGGCGAGGATCTGGTTAGGCTTTCTAAATTTGATCCGATCGACGTGGAATTCGGCATCGCGGACGTCGATAGGCTGGAGCTTGATGCAAATTTAAGAAACGGGCAGTGGAAGCAGCTGGGTCGTCAGGTAAGCATAAATCTCGGCGGCAAGGACTACAATGGCACGCTAAGTTTCATCGATAGTGTCATCAATACAAACACAGCGTCAGTCAGCGCCAAAGCTCAAATTCCAAATCCAAGCTTGGAAATTCGCCCGGGCGTTTTTACTAAAGTAAGCGTCGATGGCTTTTATCAGAAAAACGGCTTTAAAATTCCGCAAGTTGCGCTCAAGCAAGATCTTAGCAACACCATAGTCTACGTCGTGCAAGACGGAAAGGTCGCTAAAAAGGTGGTCAAAATTTCGGCGCAAGATACCCGTACGGCGACGATCTCAAGCGGACTGCAAGACGGCGATCAGATCATTTTGGATAATTTTAAAAAGATCAACGTGGGCTCCAAGGTCACTCCCGTACCCGCAAGCACCGATCCCTACGTAGCGGGGCAGCCGAACGAGCAACCGTCTCAGAGCAATGCAGAAAGCGGGAAATAA
- a CDS encoding efflux RND transporter permease subunit — translation MFSKFFINRPVFACVVSIIIVIAGVLALKNSSVEEYPQLTPPQIVVSATYSGADAQTIADVVAAPLENAINGVENMIYMESSASSSGDVRINVYFQIGTNPADAKVNVNNRVTPALTLLPDEVRRYGVTVTERSSTMLEVLAFYDPSEQMDVVEMQNYVAINVVDELKRVSGVGEAQALGTKDYAMRIWVKPELLKKFNVTTAEIIAAISEQNSQYAAGKMGEQPMNLGNPYVYAIKPEGRLKTVEEFENIIIRAQKDGNFLRVKDVAEVKLGGASYNISAKFNGKEMVPVLIFMQSGANALAVVEAVNKRIDELKPNFPGELTYDVAYDTTSFVKVSIEEVIHTFIEALILVIIVMYMFLGNLRATIIPTLAAPVSICGAFIGIYAFGFSINLITLFALILAIGIVVDDAIIVIENVERILHEEPDLSVKEATTKAMGEIVAPVISIVLVLSAVFVPVAFMEGFTGVMQRQFALTLVASVCFSGFVALTLTPALCALILQKKESEPFFFIRWFNNLFSISTKIYAAGVGMVLRHVLISLVFVGIIIYAMVKLLVLTPSGLVPNEDKGSIMAMTTLPSASTLPRTEADQDFIASIAKKYPNVKDITQITGYDMLAGALRENAGAFFMKLKDWKDRPGDENSNFALAAALNGQLYGADRNSMTYVVTPPPIMGLSLTGGFELYAQSTTGKSYDEIRADMDRVTAKANQHPALKLVRTTLDTDFPQYKLYLDKEKIKMLGVKIADIFTVLNSTIGQYYINDFNLLGRTFKVYIRATQNYRDDPNDLKSLYVRSGSGDLIALNSLVRLERSLGPDSVNRFNAFPAAQIMGEPNTGYTSGQAIAAIQEVIKEELPSGYSIGWAGSAYQEVSETGKGAQAFVFGMIFVFLILAAQYERWLMPLAVLTAVPFSVFGALVFTYFRGLNNDIYFQIGLLLLIGLAAKNAILIVEFAMNEHLNNHRPIAEAAVEAAKMRFRPIVMTSLAFGLGVLPMVIATGAGAASRHALGTGVVGGMLAASTIAIFFVPLFFYLLESFNAWLDRRGKKAQTNEVNDENK, via the coding sequence ATGTTTTCTAAATTTTTCATCAACCGCCCCGTTTTTGCCTGCGTCGTTTCGATCATCATCGTAATCGCGGGCGTTTTGGCTCTTAAAAATTCCTCCGTCGAGGAGTATCCGCAACTCACGCCGCCGCAAATCGTCGTTAGCGCTACATATAGCGGCGCGGACGCGCAAACGATCGCCGATGTCGTCGCAGCCCCTCTTGAAAACGCGATCAACGGCGTTGAAAATATGATCTATATGGAAAGTTCGGCAAGCTCCTCCGGTGATGTTCGTATCAACGTATATTTTCAAATCGGCACAAATCCAGCAGATGCGAAAGTCAATGTAAACAACCGCGTCACGCCAGCTCTTACGCTACTTCCCGACGAAGTGCGTAGGTACGGCGTAACCGTCACCGAGCGCAGCAGTACGATGCTCGAAGTGCTTGCGTTTTACGATCCTAGCGAACAGATGGATGTCGTAGAGATGCAAAACTACGTAGCTATCAACGTCGTAGATGAGCTAAAGCGCGTGTCGGGCGTCGGAGAGGCTCAGGCGCTGGGCACGAAAGATTATGCGATGAGGATCTGGGTTAAGCCTGAGCTGCTTAAGAAATTTAACGTTACGACCGCCGAGATAATCGCCGCAATAAGCGAACAAAATAGCCAATACGCCGCGGGTAAGATGGGCGAGCAGCCGATGAACTTAGGCAATCCCTACGTATATGCGATCAAGCCTGAGGGTCGTTTAAAAACCGTCGAAGAGTTTGAAAATATCATCATACGCGCGCAAAAAGATGGGAATTTCTTGCGCGTAAAAGATGTCGCCGAGGTCAAACTTGGCGGCGCAAGCTACAATATCTCGGCGAAATTTAACGGTAAAGAGATGGTGCCTGTGCTTATCTTTATGCAAAGCGGTGCCAACGCTCTAGCCGTAGTTGAAGCGGTAAATAAGCGCATAGACGAGCTTAAACCAAATTTCCCAGGCGAGCTGACCTACGACGTCGCCTACGATACGACTAGCTTCGTAAAAGTCTCGATCGAAGAGGTCATTCATACTTTCATTGAAGCGTTAATCCTCGTCATCATCGTTATGTATATGTTCTTAGGCAATCTTAGAGCGACGATCATTCCGACGCTTGCTGCGCCTGTGTCGATCTGCGGCGCGTTTATCGGAATTTACGCCTTCGGATTTTCAATAAATTTAATCACTCTTTTTGCGCTTATTTTAGCTATCGGCATCGTCGTGGACGACGCCATTATCGTGATCGAAAACGTAGAGAGAATTTTACACGAAGAGCCGGATCTTAGCGTCAAAGAAGCCACTACAAAGGCGATGGGCGAGATCGTAGCGCCCGTCATCTCGATCGTGCTCGTGCTCTCAGCGGTTTTCGTGCCGGTTGCGTTTATGGAGGGCTTTACGGGGGTTATGCAGAGGCAATTTGCTTTAACGCTCGTAGCCTCGGTATGTTTTTCAGGCTTCGTAGCCCTTACGCTAACGCCCGCACTTTGCGCCCTGATATTGCAAAAAAAGGAATCCGAGCCGTTTTTCTTTATAAGATGGTTTAATAATCTTTTTAGCATCTCAACTAAAATTTACGCCGCAGGCGTCGGCATGGTTTTGCGCCATGTGCTAATCAGCCTCGTTTTTGTGGGCATCATCATCTATGCGATGGTGAAGCTTCTTGTGCTCACTCCTAGCGGCCTGGTACCTAATGAGGACAAAGGCTCGATTATGGCGATGACTACGCTTCCATCGGCATCTACTCTACCTAGGACGGAAGCCGATCAGGATTTCATCGCAAGCATCGCTAAAAAGTATCCAAACGTAAAAGATATAACCCAAATCACGGGATACGATATGCTAGCCGGAGCGCTCAGAGAAAACGCGGGAGCTTTTTTTATGAAGCTAAAAGACTGGAAAGATCGCCCGGGCGATGAAAATTCCAACTTTGCCTTAGCCGCCGCGCTAAACGGGCAGCTCTACGGCGCCGATCGCAACTCGATGACCTACGTCGTCACGCCGCCGCCTATTATGGGTCTTTCGCTTACGGGCGGATTTGAGCTCTACGCGCAAAGCACGACGGGCAAGAGCTACGATGAAATTCGCGCCGATATGGATCGTGTAACTGCCAAAGCCAATCAGCACCCCGCTTTAAAGCTCGTGCGAACGACGCTGGATACCGATTTCCCGCAGTATAAGCTCTATCTCGATAAAGAGAAGATAAAGATGCTAGGCGTTAAGATAGCCGACATTTTCACCGTGCTAAATTCCACCATCGGGCAGTATTACATCAACGACTTTAACCTCTTGGGGCGCACGTTTAAGGTCTATATCCGCGCTACGCAAAACTACAGAGACGATCCTAATGATCTAAAATCGCTCTACGTCCGCAGCGGCAGCGGCGATCTGATCGCGTTAAATTCTTTAGTAAGGCTTGAGCGCTCGCTGGGTCCTGATTCCGTTAATAGATTTAATGCCTTCCCTGCCGCGCAGATTATGGGTGAGCCAAACACGGGCTACACCTCGGGTCAGGCGATTGCAGCGATCCAAGAAGTCATAAAAGAGGAGCTTCCTAGCGGATATTCGATCGGTTGGGCGGGCTCCGCGTATCAAGAGGTCAGCGAGACGGGTAAGGGCGCGCAGGCATTCGTATTCGGAATGATCTTCGTGTTTCTGATCCTGGCGGCTCAATACGAAAGGTGGCTCATGCCGCTTGCCGTGCTTACCGCCGTGCCGTTTTCGGTATTCGGCGCGCTCGTATTTACATATTTCCGCGGGCTGAATAACGACATATATTTTCAGATCGGACTTTTGCTTCTAATAGGTCTGGCGGCGAAAAATGCGATTTTGATCGTGGAATTTGCGATGAACGAGCACCTAAACAACCACCGCCCGATCGCGGAAGCTGCCGTCGAGGCCGCCAAGATGAGGTTCCGCCCTATCGTTATGACGAGCCTTGCGTTCGGCCTCGGCGTGCTTCCGATGGTTATCGCCACCGGCGCTGGCGCTGCTAGCCGCCACGCGCTAGGAACCGGCGTCGTAGGCGGAATGCTCGCGGCATCTACGATCGCGATCTTTTTCGTGCCGCTATTTTTCTACCTGCTCGAAAGCTTCAACGCCTGGCTCGATAGACGCGGCAAAAAAGCCCAAACTAACGAGGTGAACGATGAAAATAAATAA
- a CDS encoding efflux transporter outer membrane subunit, protein MKINNALLSALTLGILLCGCNFKPVTPQKQTGFKADYASTNVSTQWWKSFNDPQLNALIQSALEQNSDLQTALNNVEYARVNLGLNKLEYLPNVNLSGSAVRQNNFGNRPDRNSHGSYQIGAVLSYEIDFWGRVRNSVDSAQAKFNATKYDYETAKNTITSTVATTYFTLLALKQQEKILKDSLKSYQDTQNYRKKQLDAGAVSEIVFYQAKAAVQSAEASLISVQNQLSAAQTSLNILTGKSYDEILRGTAQTAAKMPSAPQIPSGIPSDVILHRPDVASSLENLRSSNFLVGVAKAGYFPTFSLTGSAGYASGEFDRLFTANASTWSIGGSLVGPLLDFGRQKRRVELANLEQNASFIAYDKALKTAFGDVRDALVGVQNAKLRQASLADLVASQSKIYSNASSRYQAGYSDHLEFLDSQRNLLSAQLNKVQADLDVLSATVNAYKALGGGFSIEDSEIKALIGAEKDVQPDMSAFPKDRIFN, encoded by the coding sequence ATGAAAATAAATAATGCTCTTTTAAGCGCCTTGACGCTTGGAATTTTACTCTGCGGTTGCAACTTCAAGCCCGTTACGCCGCAAAAGCAGACCGGCTTTAAGGCGGATTACGCGAGCACGAACGTTAGCACGCAGTGGTGGAAAAGCTTTAACGATCCGCAGCTAAACGCCCTGATCCAAAGCGCGCTGGAGCAAAATTCTGACCTGCAAACCGCGCTGAATAACGTCGAGTACGCGCGCGTAAATTTAGGGCTGAACAAGCTTGAATATCTGCCGAACGTAAATTTAAGCGGCAGCGCGGTGCGCCAAAATAATTTCGGCAACCGCCCCGATCGCAACTCTCACGGCTCGTATCAGATCGGCGCCGTGCTAAGCTACGAGATCGATTTTTGGGGGCGCGTGCGCAACAGCGTAGATTCGGCACAGGCGAAATTTAACGCTACGAAATACGACTACGAAACTGCTAAAAATACGATTACTAGCACGGTTGCGACGACATATTTTACGCTGCTAGCACTAAAACAGCAGGAGAAAATTTTAAAAGACAGCCTAAAAAGCTATCAAGATACGCAAAACTACCGCAAAAAGCAGCTCGATGCGGGCGCGGTTAGCGAGATCGTATTTTATCAGGCCAAAGCTGCGGTGCAAAGCGCCGAGGCAAGTCTGATAAGCGTGCAAAATCAGCTCTCCGCAGCTCAAACTTCGCTAAATATCCTAACGGGCAAGAGCTACGATGAAATTTTACGCGGCACGGCGCAGACCGCCGCGAAAATGCCTAGCGCGCCGCAGATCCCAAGCGGAATCCCAAGCGACGTGATCCTGCACCGCCCGGACGTCGCAAGCTCGCTCGAAAATCTACGCTCGAGCAACTTCTTAGTGGGCGTCGCCAAGGCGGGCTACTTCCCTACCTTCTCGCTTACCGGCTCGGCAGGATACGCAAGCGGCGAGTTTGACAGGCTATTTACTGCAAACGCGAGCACGTGGAGTATCGGTGGCTCGCTCGTAGGGCCGCTGCTTGATTTCGGCCGCCAAAAAAGGCGCGTAGAGCTTGCAAATTTAGAGCAAAACGCGAGCTTCATCGCATACGACAAGGCGCTTAAAACCGCTTTCGGCGACGTTCGCGACGCGCTTGTAGGCGTACAAAATGCCAAATTGAGACAAGCAAGCCTCGCCGATCTCGTCGCTTCGCAGAGTAAAATTTATTCAAACGCCTCAAGCAGGTATCAGGCGGGCTACAGCGACCATCTGGAGTTTTTGGATTCGCAGCGTAACCTGCTTAGCGCGCAGCTGAATAAAGTGCAGGCTGATCTTGACGTGCTAAGCGCGACGGTAAACGCCTACAAGGCGCTCGGCGGCGGCTTTAGCATAGAAGATAGCGAAATAAAGGCGCTTATCGGCGCGGAGAAGGACGTGCAGCCCGATATGTCCGCCTTCCCGAAGGATAGAATTTTTAATTAG
- a CDS encoding Dyp-type peroxidase yields the protein MSEEKSCACAHVKSQNVTDAPGNNTVFMIWRFGADKTACKKAFEGLCALVINLNKTAVTRFGAASETSCVLGVGFEAWKMLGLPKPLPKELKNFEEIRGDKHAAPATGGDIHIHIRAANQAVCYDMASEIRAALKDVATCEEEICGFKYYDGRAIIGFVDGTENPQGADRDFFAKVGDEDAAYKGGSYLFVQKYIHDMSAWNAAGVAEQERVIGRSKQNDIEMSEEIKPSNSHSAAANVGDDKKVVRDNMPFMQGGETGTYFIAYASTFSTLELMLESMFIGRPRGNYDRLLDFSVAKTGALFFAPTFDMLQAYGAE from the coding sequence ATGAGCGAAGAAAAAAGTTGCGCCTGTGCGCATGTCAAATCCCAAAACGTAACCGACGCGCCCGGCAATAACACCGTGTTTATGATCTGGCGTTTTGGTGCAGACAAGACCGCCTGCAAAAAGGCTTTCGAGGGTCTTTGCGCTCTGGTGATAAATTTAAACAAAACTGCCGTTACGAGATTCGGCGCGGCTAGCGAAACAAGCTGCGTGCTGGGCGTGGGCTTTGAGGCTTGGAAAATGCTGGGCTTGCCGAAGCCTTTGCCGAAGGAGCTAAAAAATTTCGAAGAGATTAGAGGCGATAAGCATGCTGCGCCCGCTACCGGCGGCGATATTCATATCCACATCAGAGCGGCAAATCAAGCCGTTTGCTACGATATGGCAAGCGAGATTAGAGCCGCGCTAAAGGATGTCGCGACTTGCGAGGAGGAGATCTGCGGCTTTAAATACTACGACGGGCGCGCCATCATAGGCTTTGTGGACGGCACCGAAAATCCCCAGGGCGCAGACCGTGACTTTTTTGCTAAGGTAGGCGACGAGGATGCCGCGTACAAGGGCGGCAGCTACCTTTTCGTGCAGAAATATATCCACGATATGAGCGCATGGAACGCCGCGGGCGTCGCCGAGCAGGAGCGCGTCATCGGCAGATCCAAACAAAACGACATCGAGATGAGCGAAGAGATAAAACCTAGCAACTCGCACTCCGCCGCAGCCAACGTCGGCGACGATAAAAAGGTCGTGCGCGACAATATGCCGTTTATGCAAGGCGGCGAGACGGGAACCTACTTCATCGCCTACGCAAGCACCTTTAGCACGCTGGAGCTGATGCTTGAGAGCATGTTTATCGGCCGTCCGCGAGGCAACTACGACCGCCTGCTAGATTTCAGCGTCGCAAAGACGGGCGCGCTCTTTTTCGCTCCGACCTTCGATATGCTGCAGGCTTATGGTGCAGAGTAA